One genomic segment of Myotis daubentonii chromosome 14, mMyoDau2.1, whole genome shotgun sequence includes these proteins:
- the UBA5 gene encoding ubiquitin-like modifier-activating enzyme 5 isoform X2: MNRLFFQPHQAGLSKVQAAEHTLRNINPDVLFEVHNYNITTVENFQHFMDRISNGGLEDGKPVDLVLSCVDNFEARMAINTACNELGQTWMESGVSENAVSGHIQLIIPGESACFACAPPLVVAANIDEKTLKREGVCAASLPTTMGVVAGILVQNVLKFLLKFGTVSFYLGYNAMQDFFPTMSMKPNPQCDDRNCRKQQEEYKKKVAALPKTEVVQEEEEIIHEDNEWGIELVSEVSEEELKNSSGPVPDLPEGITVAYTVPQKQEDSVPDVTVEDSGESLEDLMAKMKNM, translated from the exons ATGAATAGACTTTTCTTCCAACCTCATCAAGCAGGATTAAGTAAAGTTCAAGCAGCAGAACATACTTTGAG GAACATTAATCCTGATGTTCTGTTTGAAGTACACAACTATAACATAACCACAGTAGAAAACTTTCAACATTTCATGGATAGAATAAG TAATGGTGGATTAGAAGATGGAAAACCTGTTGACCTAGTTCTTAGCTGTGTGGATAATTTTGAAGCtcgaatggcaataaataca GCATGTAATGAACTTGGACAAACATGGATGGAGTCTGGGGTCAGTGAAAATGCAGTCTCGGGGCACATACAGCTTATAATTCCTGGAGAATCGGCTTGTTTTGCG TGTGCCCCACCACTTGTAGTTGCTGCAAATATTGATGAAAAGACTCTGAAACGAGAGGGCGTTTGTGCAGCCAGTCTTCCTACCACTATGGGCGTAGTTGCTGGGATCTTGGTACAAAATGTGTTAAA GTTTCTGTTAAAATTTGGTACTGTTAGTTTTTACCTCGGATACAATGCAATGCAGGATTTTTTTCCTACTATGTCCATGAAGCCAAATCCTCAGTGCGATGACAGAAATTGCAGGAAACAGCAGGAAGAATATAAG AAAAAGGTAGCAGCACTGCCCAAAACGGAGGTTgttcaagaagaggaagagataatACATGAAGACAATGAGTGGG GTATTGAGTTGGTGTCTGAGGTTTCAGAAGAGGAACTGAAAAATTCTTCAGGTCCAGTTCCTGACTTACCTGAAGGAATTACAGTGGCCTATACAGTTCCCCAAAAG